The DNA window CGGCGGTTGTCCGATGCGATCTGCCAGCCTTGCCACCTGGTGGCGCCGTCGGGCGACCAGATCGTGGTGATCGCGCAGATGGACGTGCCCAGCGATCTGGGTCTGGTGGTGCGCCCTGGGCATCGTCGCCCACTGGCCCATTCCACCTCGGGGCTGGTGCTGTTCGCGTTTCAGCACCCGGACGTGCAGGCGCGTTGGCTGGAGACGCTCGATGCCAGCGAGGCGGTCTACGACCGCGCGCAATTCGTGAAAGACGCGCAGCAAACCCGTGACGATGGCTATGCGATGCATGCCAGCGAGGCGGTGGTGGGTGTGGTCGACCTGACCGCACCGATCCTGCAGCACGGCAGTGCCACCTACACGTTGACGGTGCCCTTCATCGAACGTCGCCCGGAACTGGTCAACCCGCATGCGGCATTGCAGGCGCTATGCGCAGCGACAGCCGAAATTTCCGACGGGTTGATGTATCACCCGCCGCGCGCGTTGGGTGGTTGAGTCGCGTGGCGGTTGTTGTTTGCTGAGCGGTCTTCTAGTTGCAGCGCCGCGCGATCCAGCATGGAGTGCCGCACTGATTACAAGGGCGCGTCTGCCGAGTATTGACACATTATTGCAGGCGAAAAGAGCGTAAAACGGGCGCACCGATAGCCGATGCTATAAAGATCAGACCGACCTTCACGTGCGTTGCAAACGCACCGGTGACGGATTGACGTTGGTACACTGCGCGCCCCTTGGGGAGTAGCCTGCTTTCGTCTATCGAAAGCGCCTGCATCAACATGCTCGGCCATTGCGCCGTGGTGCAGGCAACCAATTTCGGTTTGGCGAGACCAGCGGCATGCGTGCACGACGACGGTTGGCGCGGGCGCATGTCGTTGTGTCCGTGCCCAACCCGAGAGTGTCGATGTCTCCTTTTTCCATTGTGTTGATCGGTTTTGCGATGTCCACCGACGCGTTTGCCGCGGCGATCGGCAAGGGCGCAGCGATGCGCAAACCGCAGTGGCGCGATGCGCTGCGTGCCGGTTTGATCTTCGGCAGCATCGAGGCGATCACGCCAGTCATCGGTTGGTTGCTGGGGCGCGCCGCATCCAGCTATTTGGTTGCCTACGACCACTGGATCGCTTTCGTGCTGCTCGGCGCGCTGGGCACGCACATGATTGTGGCCGGGCTGCGCGACGAACCGGACGATGGCCAGGACAGAGCATCCGATACGCCCAAACGGCACGGGTTGCTGGCCCTGGCCACGACCGGCGTTGCCACCAGCATCGATGCGATGGCCGTTGGCGTGAGTCTGGCCTTTCTCGATGTGCACATCGGTGTGGTGGCGGTGGTGGTCGGCCTGTGCACCTTCAGCATGGTCACCGCAGGCGTGATGCTGGGCCGCGCGCTCGGCAACCTGATCGGCAAACGCGCCGAGATTCTCGGCGGTTTGATTCTGGTGATCGTGGGCAGCGTCATCCTGTACGAACATTTAAGCGGGGCGGCGTAAGGTGGCATGCCTACAAACTGAGGCGGCCTCAAGAATCATGCAACACCTCGAAGAATGAATTGCTCACATAAGCCTCATCAGAGAAGCCTTGCAAGCCATTGATTGGAATTGGCTGCAGGATAATGGTCATTGACGGAAACGCCGCTTGCAGCGGTAAAGGTGTTGCACTTTGATGACTTGAGTCGGTCCAGGTTCTTTTCAGGACTGTCGTCAAGGAGTAAGGGATGGAGACACCCATCCCAGCAACGCGGACCCGGTCTGTGTTACCTAGTCGTTGGCTTGAACCCGCCGCCTTTCATCGGCTTGATTACGAGGAGAAATGATGATGTCCATGTCCATGCGTCAATATGCTGCCTGCGTTGCGCTGCTCGGAAGTTGCGTCTCGCTCGCCCAGGCCGCGCCAACCTGCAACAACCCGGCAGGCGAATGGAAAAACCAGCTGGGTTCCACACTCACGATCGCCGCCATACAGACCTCCGGGCAGCTCTCGGGCACGTACATCTCGCCTTCCGGCACCACTGGTTCGGTGTATCCGCTGGTCGGCTGGTTCGCCAACCCGGTTGCCGGGTCGACGGCATCGAGCAAACTGCCCGCCATCACTTTTTCGGTGCAGTGG is part of the Xanthomonas fragariae genome and encodes:
- a CDS encoding IclR family transcriptional regulator, yielding MSTEPAKYRAPALDKGLDILELLARQAQPMSMGAISQGIGRSRGEIFRMLQVLEERGYLTRDGEGDYVLTNRLFMLGMQQPQVQNVTEAALPVMRRLSDAICQPCHLVAPSGDQIVVIAQMDVPSDLGLVVRPGHRRPLAHSTSGLVLFAFQHPDVQARWLETLDASEAVYDRAQFVKDAQQTRDDGYAMHASEAVVGVVDLTAPILQHGSATYTLTVPFIERRPELVNPHAALQALCAATAEISDGLMYHPPRALGG
- a CDS encoding manganese efflux pump MntP family protein; translated protein: MSPFSIVLIGFAMSTDAFAAAIGKGAAMRKPQWRDALRAGLIFGSIEAITPVIGWLLGRAASSYLVAYDHWIAFVLLGALGTHMIVAGLRDEPDDGQDRASDTPKRHGLLALATTGVATSIDAMAVGVSLAFLDVHIGVVAVVVGLCTFSMVTAGVMLGRALGNLIGKRAEILGGLILVIVGSVILYEHLSGAA
- a CDS encoding avidin/streptavidin family protein, producing MMSMSMRQYAACVALLGSCVSLAQAAPTCNNPAGEWKNQLGSTLTIAAIQTSGQLSGTYISPSGTTGSVYPLVGWFANPVAGSTASSKLPAITFSVQWGNYGSMTAWTGTCDASGGVPTITTVWHLVRTGSQYSWDHMLTNSDVFVPK